The Chitinophaga pinensis DSM 2588 region ATGCGCCTCCGGCATTGGAAAATGTATCCTTCTCAGTAAAGAAAGGAGAGCTTTTCGGACTGATAGGGCCGGATGGCGCCGGTAAATCTACCATCTTCCGCATACTGACTACCTTATTGTTGTCAGACGCCGGTAAGGCTACCGTAGCCGGATATGACGTGGTGAAAGACTTCCACCAGATCCGTAGCTGCGTAGGATACATGCCAGGCAAGTTTTCACTTTATCAGGACCTGACCGTAGAAGAAAACCTGAATTTCTTTGCCACACTGTTTGGTACGACCATCGCTGAAAACTATGCGCTGATCAAAGATATCTACGAACAGATTGCGCCCTTTAAAGACAGACGTGCCGGTAAGTTATCAGGTGGGATGAAACAGAAACTCGCACTTTCCTGTGCACTGGTGCACCGGCCGGAAGTACTCTTTCTTGACGAACCTACCACAGGTGTCGACGCTGTATCGCGTCAGGAGTTCTGGGACATGCTGAAACGCCTTAAAAATGAAGGCATCACCATCGTCGTCTCTACGCCTTATATGGATGAAGCCAGTCTTTGTGAAAGAATCGCTTTGATCCAGACAGGACACATCCTCTCCATCGATACACCGGATAATATCGTAGCTGCTTACCCTGGCAAATTGTACGCACTCAGGTCGCCGAAAGTACACCTGTTATTGCCGGATACAAGAAGCTATGAAGGCATCAGGCAATGTTATGCTGCAGGCGAAAAACTGCATGTTGCCTTTCAGGAAGATGGAAAAGACCATCCTGCACAATTGCTGACTTACCTCAAAAACAAAGGTCATCAGACAGTAGATATAAAGGAGATAAGACCGGATATCGAGGATTGTTTTATCGAAAAATTAAGTAACCCGAAATAGTGTGGACATGAACAACAAGGCAATCACCTGTAAAGATCTTACCAAACGTTTCGGGGACTTCTTTGCAGTCAATCATATCTCATTCGAAGTGGAACAAGGGGAGATTTTCGGCTTCCTTGGCGCCAATGGCGCCGGCAAGACGACAGCTATGCGTATGCTCTGCGGACTGTCTTACCCTACTTCAGGAGAAGCGACCGTAGCGGGTTTTAATGTGTTCGGACAACAGGAAGAGATTAAAAAGAATATTGGCTATATGAGTCAGAAATTCTCACTGTATGAGAGTCTGACCGTAAGAGAAAATATCCGTTTCTATGGCGGCGTATATGGCTTATCAGATAAACAGCTAAAAGAGAAGGGAGACGAACTGATTGAAAAGCTAGGTATGCAGCAGGAAGCAAAGATGATGGTGGGGAGTCTGCCGCTGGGCTGGAAACAAAAGCTCGCATTCTCTGTAGCCATTATCCACCAACCCCGGATTGTATTCCTGGATGAACCGACTGGTGGCGTAGATCCCGTTACAAGGAGACAGTTCTGGGACCTGATCTATGATGCAGCAGAAAGGGGGATTACAGTATTCGTTACCACGCACTACATGGATGAAGCAGAATACTGTAACCGGATCTCCATCATGGTGGATGGGCGCATAGATGCACTGGATACACCAGCGAACTTACGCCGGCAATTCGGGGCAAACTCCATGAACGAAGTATTTTATGCACTGGCGAGAAGCGCAAAACGCTCTGCCGACTAAAATTTATTATACACATGAAACAATTCATGGTATTTGTCAGAAAGGAATTTTATCACGTCTTCCGGGACAGGCGTACCCTGCTGATACTCTTCGGACTGCCGATCATGCAGATCCTCCTTTTCGGCTACGCGCTCACCACCGAGATCAAAAATGCGGAGATCATTATTGTAGATCATGCCGGGGATGCCGCTTCGCAACAGCTGACTACCATGATCGCTGCCAGCAAATATTTTGATATCAACAGAAGCACTGCTTCAGATGAAGATATTTATAAAGCATTTAGGCAAGGGAAGGTAAAATGCGCGGTGGTATTCCCGACTGGCTTTGGAAATGATCTGCTGAACGGACAGGTGGCACAGTTACAGGTGATAGCTGATGCTTCTGATCCGAATACGGCCAAAACGCTGACTAATTATATTACTGCGATTGTAGCGGATTATCAGCAACAGGTCAATCCGACGGCTAACATCCCGATGCGGATAGACCCCGTTACCCGTATGCTCTATAATCCCGAACTGAATGGTTCGATGAACTTTGTACCTGGTGTAATGGCCCTGGTATTGATGATCATCTGTACTACACTGACCTCCGTATCCATCGTAAGAGAAAAGGAAATGGGTACCATGGAAATACTGCTGGTATCGCCATTCAAACCCGTTTATGTGGTACTGGCAAAAGCAGTGCCTTATCTGGCACTGGCGATGGTCGATTTCGTCATCATACTGATACTAAGTGTACTTGCCCTGGAAATGCCGGTCAGGGGAAACCTGGCACTTCTGTTCTTCGAAAGCACACTGTTTATTATCAGCTGTCTTTCCCTCGGATTACTGATCTCCAGCGTCACCCGTTCCCAGCAGACGGCCATGATGGTCTCTATGATGGGCATGATGTTGCCTACCATTCTTTTTACAGGTTTCATCTTTCCGTTGGAGAATATGCCCTTACCGCTTCAGTTGATTTCCAATCTGCTGCCATCCCGCTGGTTTTACGTCATCGTAAAAGCCGTGATGTTGAAAGGGTTGGGTATCGGAGTGGTCTGGAAAGAAACACTCATACTGGCAGGTATGACCCTGGTATTACTAACCATCAGTATTAAAAGCTTTAAAACACGGCTGTCATGAGAACATTACGCTTACTACTGGAAAAGGAATTCAGGCAGATCTTCCGTGATAAAGGCTTACTGCCTATCATCTTTGTGATGCCGATGATGCAGCTGCTGATCATGCCACTGGCTGCGAATTTCGAGGTAAAGAATATCAATCTGGCTGTTGTAGACAGGGATCATTCTACTTATACACAACAGATGGTGGCTAAGATCGCCTCTTCCGGTTATTTTCATATTACAGGTTATTATACGGATTACACACCCGCAAGACAACAGATCGAACGGGAGAAAGCGGACATTATCCTGGAAATACCACCTCACTTTGAAGTAGACCTTGTAAAGGAAAATAAGGCATCAGTATATATAGCTGCTGATGCGATTAACGGCACAAAAGCCGGTCTGGGAAGCGCTTATCTCAATACCATACTGACGGACTTTAACAATGAGATCCGGATGAAGTGGTTGCCGGAAGCACCACCCGGACCAGGTACTATAGACGTAACGTTTTCAAACTGGTTCAACCCGAATATGAACTATCGTTTGTATATGGTGCCGGGAATACTGGTATTACTGGTGACCATGGTAGGAGGCTTTATCGCCGCTTTAAATATCGTAAAGGAAAAAGAGATCGGCACCATTGAACAGATCAATGTAACACCTGTTAAAAAGTGGCAGTTTATCCTTGGTAAGCTGATTCCCTTCTGGGTGATTGGCATGGTTGACTTCACCCTGGGATTGTTACTGGCGAGATTTGTCTATGGTATTATTCCGTTGGGTAGTCTGTTGCTCCTGTACGCGTTTCTGGCTGTTTACCTG contains the following coding sequences:
- a CDS encoding ABC transporter ATP-binding protein yields the protein MDTVVLENISKSYIKDAPPALENVSFSVKKGELFGLIGPDGAGKSTIFRILTTLLLSDAGKATVAGYDVVKDFHQIRSCVGYMPGKFSLYQDLTVEENLNFFATLFGTTIAENYALIKDIYEQIAPFKDRRAGKLSGGMKQKLALSCALVHRPEVLFLDEPTTGVDAVSRQEFWDMLKRLKNEGITIVVSTPYMDEASLCERIALIQTGHILSIDTPDNIVAAYPGKLYALRSPKVHLLLPDTRSYEGIRQCYAAGEKLHVAFQEDGKDHPAQLLTYLKNKGHQTVDIKEIRPDIEDCFIEKLSNPK
- a CDS encoding ABC transporter ATP-binding protein — protein: MNNKAITCKDLTKRFGDFFAVNHISFEVEQGEIFGFLGANGAGKTTAMRMLCGLSYPTSGEATVAGFNVFGQQEEIKKNIGYMSQKFSLYESLTVRENIRFYGGVYGLSDKQLKEKGDELIEKLGMQQEAKMMVGSLPLGWKQKLAFSVAIIHQPRIVFLDEPTGGVDPVTRRQFWDLIYDAAERGITVFVTTHYMDEAEYCNRISIMVDGRIDALDTPANLRRQFGANSMNEVFYALARSAKRSAD
- a CDS encoding ABC transporter permease, translating into MKQFMVFVRKEFYHVFRDRRTLLILFGLPIMQILLFGYALTTEIKNAEIIIVDHAGDAASQQLTTMIAASKYFDINRSTASDEDIYKAFRQGKVKCAVVFPTGFGNDLLNGQVAQLQVIADASDPNTAKTLTNYITAIVADYQQQVNPTANIPMRIDPVTRMLYNPELNGSMNFVPGVMALVLMIICTTLTSVSIVREKEMGTMEILLVSPFKPVYVVLAKAVPYLALAMVDFVIILILSVLALEMPVRGNLALLFFESTLFIISCLSLGLLISSVTRSQQTAMMVSMMGMMLPTILFTGFIFPLENMPLPLQLISNLLPSRWFYVIVKAVMLKGLGIGVVWKETLILAGMTLVLLTISIKSFKTRLS
- a CDS encoding ABC transporter permease — protein: MRTLRLLLEKEFRQIFRDKGLLPIIFVMPMMQLLIMPLAANFEVKNINLAVVDRDHSTYTQQMVAKIASSGYFHITGYYTDYTPARQQIEREKADIILEIPPHFEVDLVKENKASVYIAADAINGTKAGLGSAYLNTILTDFNNEIRMKWLPEAPPGPGTIDVTFSNWFNPNMNYRLYMVPGILVLLVTMVGGFIAALNIVKEKEIGTIEQINVTPVKKWQFILGKLIPFWVIGMVDFTLGLLLARFVYGIIPLGSLLLLYAFLAVYLVALLGFGLLISTYSDNQLQAMFVAFFFIMIFMLMSGLFVSVDNMPPWAKMIANLTPVTHFIDVMRMVVLKGSRFADIKMQFLYELAFALVLNGWAIWNYRKTA